A genomic window from Eleginops maclovinus isolate JMC-PN-2008 ecotype Puerto Natales chromosome 9, JC_Emac_rtc_rv5, whole genome shotgun sequence includes:
- the ptger3 gene encoding prostaglandin E2 receptor EP3 subtype has protein sequence MSMVGCDSLGGLTNIVGGMLDFNVSRSLRESNVTKNSSCGSVSVGFPITMMITGMVGNTLALILVYVSYKKKENKRKQSFLLCIGSLALTDLFGQLLTSPIVISVYRADLKWERIDSSGKLCGFFGVCMTTFGLCSLFLASAMAIERAMAITNPHWYSNHMKTSVTKQTLAVIWCLVLLFALLPIAGVGEYTRQWPGTWCFISTGDREVPGNMFFAITFAVLGIFSLLVTLSCNVVTIRGLIIRCKTKSGTSQSSKQWERLTTETVVQLLGIMCVLLICWSPLLVLMLRMISNQVSSHECNSTKVTSSHSSSKDIQLDCNFFLTAIRLASLNQILDPWVYLLLREILLRKFCLVANAVSNCSVEEPKETQTALDALNKQHQQESKNLDKPQGSKDVNI, from the exons ATGTCTATGGTCGGCTGTGATTCTCTAGGGGGGTTGACAAACATTGTTGGAGGGATGCTGGACTTCAACGTCTCCAGGTCATTGCGTGAAAGCAATGTCACCAAAAATTCCAGTTGTGGATCTGTATCAGTTGGTTTCCCTATAACCATGATGATCACTGGCATGGTGGGCAACACATTAGCTCTTATTCTGGTGTATGTTTCAtacaaaaagaaggaaaataaaaggaaacagtCTTTCTTGCTTTGCATTGGATCACTGGCGTTAACTGACTTGTTTGGACAACTTTTGACAAGTCCAATAGTGATATCAGTTTACAGAGCTGACCTGAAGTGGGAGCGCATCGACTCATCGGGCAAATTATGCGGTTTTTTCGGTGTGTGCATGACAACTTTTGGCCTGTGCTCTCTCTTCTTGGCCAGCGCCATGGCAATTGAAAGGGCTATGGCGATAACAAATCCCCACTGGTACTCCAATCACATGAAGACAAGTGTGACAAAGCAGACTTTGGCGGTCATCTGGTGTCTTGTGTTGCTCTTTGCGCTGCTACCCATAGCAGGGGTCGGGGAATATACACGCCAGTGGCCGGGCACCTGGTGCTTTATCAGCACGGGGGACAGGGAAGTCCCGGGCAATATGTTTTTCGCCATCACTTTTGCTGTACTTGGGATTTTCTCTCTGCTTGTTACACTTTCCTGCAATGTAGTGACAATCCGTGGCTTAATTATCCGGTGTAAAACAAAGTCTGGCACCTCTCAGTCTTCAAAGCAGTGGGAACGGCTCACCACGGAGACCGTCGTTCAACTGTTAGGGATTATGTGCGTCCTGCTTATATGCTGGTCTCCACTGCTG GTGCTGATGCTGAGGATGATCTCCAACCAGGTATCATCCCACGAGTGCAACTCCACAAAAGTGACCTCCAGTCACAGCTCTAGCAAGGACATCCAGTTAGACTGTAACTTTTTCCTCACTGCAATCCGCTTGGCCTCCCTCAACCAGATCCTTGACCCTTGGGTCTATCTGCTCCTCAGAGAGATCCTCCTCCGCAAGTTCTGCTTAGTGGCTAATGCAGTGTCCAACTGCTCCGTAGAGGAACCAAAGGAGACCCAGACGGCATTGGATGCCCTCAACAAGCAGCACCAGCAAGAAAGCAAAAACCTTGATAAACCACAAGGTAGCAAGGATGTCAACATTTGA
- the zranb2 gene encoding zinc finger Ran-binding domain-containing protein 2 isoform X2: protein MSGKSFRVSDGDWICPDKKCGNVNFARRTSCNRCGREKTTEAKMMKAGGTEIGKTLAEKSRGLFSANDWQCKTCGNVNWARRSECNMCNTPKYAKLEERTGYGGGFNERENVEYIEREESDGEYDEFGRKKKKFRGKDEKETEKKVVVPIKVQVPEDDEDEEDEEEGDLSKYKLDDDEDDDEDGDLSKYDLDASEEEDKPAQKKGSRSGSSRSGSSSRSSSSSSRSRSRSRSRSSSSSRSGSRSRSHSRSSSRSGKGSSPRKRSRSPSSSPEKGQKRSRSRSSSGERKRKRSRSRSSERCRGQSSGSSHSGSSSKKK from the exons ATGTCGGGGAAGAGTTTTCGGGTGAGCGATGGTGACTGGATTTGTCCAGATAAAAA GTGTGGAAATGTAAATTTTGCTAGAAGGACAAGTTGCAACAGATGTGGCAGGG AGAAAACCACAGAGGCCAAAATGATGAAAGCTGGAGGGACAGAAATTGGAAAAACTCTGGCTGAGAAGAGTAGAGGCCTCTTCAGTGCAAACGATTGGCAATGCAAAAC ATGCGGAAATGTTAATTGGGCCAGGAGGTCGGAGTGCAACATGTGTAACACCCCAAAATATGCCAAGCTTGAGGAGAGAACCG GTTACGGTGGAGGTTTCAATGAAAGAGAAAACGTGGAATACATTGAACGAGAGGAATCTGACGGTGAATATGATGAA TTTGgtaggaaaaagaaaaagtttcgtggaaaagatgaaaaagaaactgaGAAGAAGGTAGTAGTACCAATTAAAGTTCAAGTTCCAGAGGAcgatgaagatgaagaggatgaagaagagggtgACCTTTCCAAATACAAATTAGAT gatgatgaagacgaCGACGAAGATGGAGACCTTTCAAAGTACGACCTGGACGccagtgaggaggaggacaagCCAGCTCAGAAAAAGGGCAGCCGTTCGGGTTCTTCCCGTTCCGGCTCTTCCTCgcgctcctccagctccagtTCACGGTCGAGGTCCAG GTCCCGCTCTAGAAGCTCATCAAGTTCCAGGTCTGGATCTCGCTCCAGGTCCCACTCCAG ATCCAGTTCCAGGTCTGGAAAGGGCTCCTCTCCCCGAAAGAGGTCCcgctccccctcctcctcacccgAGAAGGGTCAGAAGCGCAGTCGCTCCAGGTCCTCATCTGGAGAGAGAAAACGGAAGCGCTCTAGATCACGTTCGTCCGAAAG GTGCCGTGGGCAGTCCTCTGGATCCTCCCATTCTGGCTCCAGctcaaaaaagaaataa
- the zranb2 gene encoding zinc finger Ran-binding domain-containing protein 2 isoform X1: MSGKSFRVSDGDWICPDKKCGNVNFARRTSCNRCGREKTTEAKMMKAGGTEIGKTLAEKSRGLFSANDWQCKTCGNVNWARRSECNMCNTPKYAKLEERTGYGGGFNERENVEYIEREESDGEYDEFGRKKKKFRGKDEKETEKKVVVPIKVQVPEDDEDEEDEEEGDLSKYKLDDDEDDDEDGDLSKYDLDASEEEDKPAQKKGSRSGSSRSGSSSRSSSSSSRSRSRSRSRSSSSSRSGSRSRSHSRSSSRSGKGSSPRKRSRSPSSSPEKGQKRSRSRSSSGERKRKRSRSRSSERFGFLWNTTMALILISHLSPRLWEFRFTEMSSHFVLLLFFIHFLTMYLFQECIGKC; encoded by the exons ATGTCGGGGAAGAGTTTTCGGGTGAGCGATGGTGACTGGATTTGTCCAGATAAAAA GTGTGGAAATGTAAATTTTGCTAGAAGGACAAGTTGCAACAGATGTGGCAGGG AGAAAACCACAGAGGCCAAAATGATGAAAGCTGGAGGGACAGAAATTGGAAAAACTCTGGCTGAGAAGAGTAGAGGCCTCTTCAGTGCAAACGATTGGCAATGCAAAAC ATGCGGAAATGTTAATTGGGCCAGGAGGTCGGAGTGCAACATGTGTAACACCCCAAAATATGCCAAGCTTGAGGAGAGAACCG GTTACGGTGGAGGTTTCAATGAAAGAGAAAACGTGGAATACATTGAACGAGAGGAATCTGACGGTGAATATGATGAA TTTGgtaggaaaaagaaaaagtttcgtggaaaagatgaaaaagaaactgaGAAGAAGGTAGTAGTACCAATTAAAGTTCAAGTTCCAGAGGAcgatgaagatgaagaggatgaagaagagggtgACCTTTCCAAATACAAATTAGAT gatgatgaagacgaCGACGAAGATGGAGACCTTTCAAAGTACGACCTGGACGccagtgaggaggaggacaagCCAGCTCAGAAAAAGGGCAGCCGTTCGGGTTCTTCCCGTTCCGGCTCTTCCTCgcgctcctccagctccagtTCACGGTCGAGGTCCAG GTCCCGCTCTAGAAGCTCATCAAGTTCCAGGTCTGGATCTCGCTCCAGGTCCCACTCCAG ATCCAGTTCCAGGTCTGGAAAGGGCTCCTCTCCCCGAAAGAGGTCCcgctccccctcctcctcacccgAGAAGGGTCAGAAGCGCAGTCGCTCCAGGTCCTCATCTGGAGAGAGAAAACGGAAGCGCTCTAGATCACGTTCGTCCGAAAGGTTTGGGTTTCTGTGGAATACCACAATGGCACTGATTCTTATTAGCCATCTGTCGCCTCGCTTATGGGAGTTCAGATTTACAGAAATGTCCTCACATTTTgtcttgttattgtttttcatacatttcttaACCATGTACTTGTTTCAAGAATGCATAGGTAAATGTTAA